The genomic DNA TCTAGCCAAAGATGGTTACAAATTGCTCTGTCCAACCTTCTTTCAGTGAGTCTTGCACCTCTTCTTCCATTGGTCCAAGTAAATTGTACACCCCTTGCAGGGATGTGGAACAAGTTGTTCAGATATGACCAATTGAAGAATTCTTCCATGGGGAGTATTGCAGGGTTATAGTTACCTCTATTTTCATGTGAGCCAAAAATAGTATTGTAATCACCTATTGAACACCATGGTATAATGTATTGGTTTTGGATTGATTGGAGTTTATTCCATAATTGTCTTCTGGTTATATAGTTGGTTGAGGCATAAATGACATTGAAGCCAAAAGTCTTGTTGTTTTCAGAGATGGTGAACGAAACTTGTTGGTTATCAATATCTATTATGTTTGGATTCAGGGATTTAGAGCAGATGCACCAGAGATTGGGGATGAGGTTATTCCTGTTGTTTAGGGCAAACAATTTAAGGTTCAATCTATTTAACCAGTAATAAGGGAAACAGTTAAAAAGGATCCAGGGTTCAGCAATCAGAATAATTTTAGGTTTGTGTTTAATAATAAATCTTTTAAGTGCCAATCTAGTAAGGGAGTTGGCTATTCCCCTTATATTCCAAAAAAGACACTTCATTTAAAAGGTAGAGGTTTAACTACCTTTGATCTGGTTTTGTAGGAGCTGGAAACTTCATTGTTTCTGTTGTTCTTGACTTTTTTCTGAGTTCCTTTGGAGGTAACTAATTGAAAGCCTGATTCATCAATATTATGTTGGATTTCTTGAGCAATTTGAATATCTATGTCTCTTTTTTGTTGCTCCATGGTGTCTTCAGTATGTTGTTCATTCTCCAAATCTGCTAAGTTTTCCCAAGATTTTTGGAGGAAATTCATGTCTTGCTGGATTCTATCTGGGACATCTTGTGAAAAGTGTTGAGATGTAGACTGTGGTAGGCTTGTGATTGATTTCTGGCTATTGCTTGGTTGCTGGCTAGGCTCAAGATTTTGGCTAGGTTTTGGAGTATGGCTAGTGCTAGATTTATGGCTGTTGAGAGATTGTTGGCTTGATTTAGATAGCTGGCTGGGTTTAGATTTCTGGCTAGGGTTTGTTTTCTGGCTAGAACCATGAGCAGATTTCTCCTTGACGGGAGTGTTGTCCACAAACTCAGTGTCTTCAGAAGAGTACTCCTCATCATCCTCTGCATCTCCATGAATAAATTGCCCTGCATCTTGCAAAGTGATTTTGTCTCCAACATCTGGATGTGTATCCTGCATATCATCATTTTTAGTCAATGCTTCACCTTTTGGTGAACCATCATTTTTTGTGAACCAACTTCAcagaaaatagatttttttagaggCAAGAGAAAATATGGTtcaaaagattgaactaatggtctgtttgttacaaattaaaataaaagtgattttgacataaaataatttagcgattatattttagagattttatgaaaaatcagaatctattttgcgtttgtttaccgtaataaaaatcactttttttaaacaaataatctgatttgtttggatacaactatataaaagggattttttgttacaaagttacttcaatattttaagcaatattttctctctcctctaaaaaaatctatttttttagaagttgCTCTTAACAGCTATataaaagtgattattattttattaaaataagtgattttttctttaaaaagctataacaaacagtctctaattttgtaacaaaaaaaattccttttatatagttgtatccaaacaaactcgattatttgcttaaaaaagtaatttttattacGGTAAGCAAACGCAAAATGGATTCTGATTTTTCATgagcccgtttgttatagcttttttaaggaaaaatcatttttaacagttttgcatccgtttgttacaacttttttaaaaaactagaatctcaaaaaaatctaaaaataacttcaaatgagaagctgttaagagcagcttctcagaaaatagttttttttttttagaggagagagaaaatattttttaaaagattgaactaattttgcaacaaaaaaaaatccattttatatagttttatctaaacaaactagattatttgtttaaaaaatgtgatttttattacagtaaacaaacacaaaatagattttgatttttcacaaaatctctaaaatataggGTCCGTTTGTTacgaattaaaataaaagtgattttgacataaataatttaaagaaaaatgagatctgatccctataaaattgcgaccttctaagtttagtccttacttaattttaatagcttttttaatccctataaaaaaaattaacttataattttagtccctgctaaaataaattttgtttaattatccttaaactcttaaattttttaacgattctttttatacaagtttagaacactatgaaaggttcatttactaaaatctataattttttaacatgaaataaattaaatatgaattttttaaaacgacaaAAGTTTAAGATATAAGTAACAAAAATAtggacgtagaaatcaaatttttgcGATATTTTTTTCGAAGGACCTTTTAATAACGTTCTTAACAcgtctgtaaaaaaaattgttgaaaaacttcagagtttaagcataaattaaacaaatttggatTGAGTAAGGACTAATATTAAGTGCAAAAAGACTAAACTTATAGCAATTTTGTAGGAACcgaaaacataattaacctaataatatatattccaaTCTATCTTCATCCTATTGTTCGCAGGAATCGAACAACttagtttttttaacttaaCCTAATCGCTACCAGCCACCCAGATCGGcggcaccaccaccaccaatgaAAAGGCAGAGAACAAATTCTTTCAAATTGAATTCATGTTCACAGCAATtgaattcttcttcttcttcagaatTAGATTTACCAGATGATATATGGGAACGTGTGTTCAGATTGCTGAAAAATAACGACGATGATGACCACCGTAAGCGGTATTTGAAGTCTCTATCTGTCGCCTCAAAACACTTCCTCTCCGTCACCAACCGTCACAAATTCTGTCTAACTATCTTGTATCCAGCCCTACCTGTCCTCCCTGGCCTATTACAAAGGTTCACCAAACTCACCTCCCTCGACCTCTCGTACTATTACGGTGACCTAGATGCACTTCTTACTCAAATCTCTAGCTTCCCAATGTTGAAACTCACATCGCTCAATCTTTCCAACCAACTCATCCTTCCTGCTAATGGTTTGCGAGCTTTCTCTCAGAACATTACAACTTTGACCTCACTTATTTGTTCCAACCTTATTTCTCTTAATAGCACTGATATCCACCTCATTGCTGATACTTTTCCTTTGCTAGAAGAACTTGACCTCGCTTACCCCTctaaaatcattaatcacacACATGCTACCTTCTCCACTGGACTAGAGGCTCTTTCATTAGCACTCATCAAACTCCGCAAGGTTAATCTCTCTTATCATGGCTACCTCAACGGCACTTTGCTTTCTCACTTGTTCAAGAACTGCAAGTTTCTCCAAGAGGTCATCTTGCTTAGATGTGAACAATTAACCATCGCAGGCGTTGATCTTGCTCTCCTCCAGAAACCAACATTGACTTCTTTATCCATTACATGTACTGTTACTACTGGTTTGGAACATCTTACCTCACATTTCATCGACTCCTTGTTGAGTTTGAAGGGATTGACTTCTCTTCTTTTGACGGGATTTCGTATCTCAGATCAATTTCTCTCCTCCATTGCAATGGAAAGTCTTCCTTTGAGGAGGCTTGTACTCAGCTATTGCCCCGGATATACTTATTCTGGAATCTCATTTTTGTTATCTAAGTCGAAACGTATCCAACATTTGGATCTTCAATATACTGATTTTTTGAATGATCATTGTGTTGCTGAGTTGTCTTTGTTTCTTGGTGATCTGCTCTCTCTCAACCTTGGTAATTGTCGCTTGCTCACAGTTTCCACTTTCTTTGCTCTCATTACCAACTGTCCTTCACTTACCGAGATCAATATGAATCGCACAAATATCCAGGGAACCACCATACCTAATTCTCTGATGGATCGTCTTGTAAACCCTCAATTCAAGTCTCTCTTTCTGGCTAGCGCCGCTTGTTTAGAAGATCAAAATATCATCATGTTTGCTGCCCTTTTCCCCAATCTGCAGCAGCTTCATCTCAGTTGCTCCTATAACATAACTGAAGAAGGTATTCGTCCGCTTTTAGAGAGTTGTCGTAAGATTAGACATTTAAACTTAACCTGTTTAAGTCTTAAGTCACTTGGAACGAACTTTGATCTTCCCGACCTTGAGGTGTTGAACTTGACAAATACAGAAGTGGATGATGAAGCACTCTATATAATCTCAAATAGGTGCCCTGCCCTTTTGCAACTGGTACTGCTAAGATGTGATTATATCACAGACAAGGGAGTCATGCACGTGGTAAACAACTGCACACAACTCAGAGAGATAAATTTGGATGGCTGTCCTAATGTGCAAGCTAAAGTTGTTGCCTCCATGGTAGTTTCAAGGCCATCATTGAGAAAGATCCATGTTCCACCCAACTTTCCTTTGAGCGACAGAAATAGGAAACTCTTCTCGCGCCACGGATGTCTACTTGTGATGTGAAGTGGATTGAAACTATGCAAatgtaagttttttatttttttttatttttttttatttttttttattttttagctttACTTCTCAGAGAAATTCCCTTTTCCGCTTATTGCTGATCACTCTGTGCGTGATCATTGCTTAACTTGTTGTTGTGAATTAATTTATTGAGAAATTGGgattgcttttatttatttttctgttgttgttgagatTTAACTTATTCAGAAATTAATGATGCAAGTAAGATGCTCATCACTCTTCGCATGATAATTGCTTAAGTTATTGTGTAATGCAAGTTTTAACCTGTATTGTCTTTCATTGCTTTGCCTTTAATTACTTTCATCGATTACCATTCTTGTGTCATACATACTCGGATGATTTCTTATACTATGACTTGTAAAATGGACATTTGAAATCGCGGACATCATTGTCCGAATTGAACTAATTCATTGACCACTATATTCTGTAGATATTTATGGATATGGTCTGCTTCATTGGTTGGAATTGAAAACATAACAATTTTGCAGTCAAAGTTATTTCTATTTTGATTCAACTTGCAAGTTATGGTTTGGTGTTCGTATTCTTCTACAACGTGAATTAGCATTTGGATCTTATTTCATGTTCAGGATTACAAGTTAGGTTGCATGCTTGAGTAGTGTAGTGGATGTCCTTGGTTTATCTCACTGGGCACAGTAAGGTGCAGAGCAAAATGAcacttaaattaaaataagacgatactttaaaactaattaatattgTTCTTTCTAGCTGTCCATTGTTTTTCAGTGTATGCCTGATGGTTTGCCCTCTATTGCTCATTAATATAAAGTTCCATGGAAATTTGGCATCTTTCTGCTTATGGCTACATATTATGTTTCTTATTTTGAAGTTATCCTTTGTTTGATATTGTTTCAAtatctattttctatttctgtTACAAGACATTTGAAGAGGATTGAAGATGGAAATGCAACTTTGGTGTATTACAACTTCACAAGACGGTGAGGTTGGTTATATTTCTggagtctaggaatggataccTGATTTCTTCTTCTGCTGGAAGGTGTGATTTGGTACTCAGTTTTTGTGAAGCCTTTTTCTTTTGGttgctatttatttttttgtactcACCTCATGCACTCCTTGTGCTTTATGTTCTCTATAACTTATAAGGAATGTTTCTCTTTTGGTTGTTTTTACAACATATGTATAACGTTTATGTATATTCAGCTTAGGATTTGGTACATGTTGTTGACATCAAGTGGTGGCATAAGCTTTAGGATAGATATTTATTTACCACACCACACTAAGACGATATTTaacttatttcatttttacatttgttagcattttccgtGAAATATTATTCAAAATGTTCTACATGATGGTAACAACATAATTGCTGCTGCATTAAACTATCGCCTCATACCAACCTATGGGACGGTAACAGTGGAATTTGAACACACCACTATTGTTCTGTCATACTCATTAGTACTAGACCTtgcacccgtgctgccgcacgggtcatattgACGGCAAATACatcattcaaataaatataaaaaaaaggtgcTTTAGTACCAATGTGATGTGactaataaaatacaattaaattgaGTTCATGTTAGTATATTGCGGTTTGTAAACAACATTTGAAGTGTAGTGCAGCCACAAATAACACATTTTAGACAACTCAATATTAGTCCTAAATAGCGGTGATTTAACATTGAAGAATAACACAATAAAAACTTGTTCCTGAATAGCGGTGATCACCACTCTTTGGGTTATGAAGATTATATGGTTATATGATAAATACGGTAACTGTGAAAGAGATGTTCTGTCGACATTGcattttatctctctattaGCTGGCTTAGTCCACCATGAAACTCCAATAGTGCTGCTAAAATTGTCAGTGCTACTGTTTGCAGCTGCTGCACTGTGCTTAGCGTGCAGCTGCTCTGCCAATCAGATTGCACGTCATGCGTGTCATGAACTGAAATTGTTGCTTCTTCGTTTGATTGTGCCAGACTTTTTCATTTTAACGACGCCATATGCACCAAAACATCATTGCAAAGGTTTTCTGATCCTGCACATTCAGTCCCTGCATCATAAATTCTCAACTTCATATTAGAAAAGCAGTATCATAAATTCTTGTTTCTCTTGTATATTTTGACAGTACCATATATATCAATAGCAAACACAATTTAAGCAGCCCAAGTGACATAAAAAGACAATGCTAAAACATGTGGGTGTTGAAGAAATTAAATGGTATCATGTAAATTATACATATACCTGCAACAAAAGAAATTACATGCTGCCAAATGAATTATATGTCATCATACATGCACAAAGAGAAAAGTTTGAGCACAAgacatttttttagaaatttgtttttcataatgGTATATTTTGACAATAAAATCAAGCCATATCTAAATTGAGGAAAATCCTGAAGTAACATTCCAATAGAAGGATCAACCTAAAGTTTGGTGGAGAAATCATTTATGTTAGTTAAAGTGGCAGCCATCAGCGGATAGGTAGAAGCACATACACAACAAATTGGTCTACACTCTCTTGTGGCAGCTAATCTTTCTACAGGTCCCGTGTTTTTATATGGACCAATTAGTACTATTAACATGAACTTTGAACACAATGACAACAAACTAAGTCAACTTTACAACATTACCATGCTCAAATATGCAAAATGGACCAATTAGTGCTATTAACATGAACTTTGAACCCTGCTAATATTTTTTCTATCTCCCTCCTAAAAGCAATGAAAACAAATGGACCAGGCATGTGTTGATGTATAAACACGAAAACAAATGAACCACAATTAGTCTctgcatatttttttaaaaagagtaaGAAAGAAAGATACATCATACATCAGTAACTTTTATGCACAGTTTAACCCCAATTTGTGTACATAATTACAGAACATGTggtaaaagagataaaaaaaaaaaactttcaaattATCAAAAGAGACAGAAAGATACATCATGCATCAGCCTTTTCTAGGGAGTACATGAGCAActttatgttatttatgatgCAGCAAGGTTATTATTTCAATGCCAATGAACCAAAATACTACACTATACTcataatgaatgaaaaaaaaattaaaacatgtaAATCACCAATTTAAGAAAGATAAGAATACACAACTAaattattaaagattttgtCCAATAACTTCTAATTATAAAAACGTTACCTCTCATTGAAGGATTTACCTCCTCTATGCATGTCAGCAGTTGGTAATGCACATTCTTTTCTTGAGAGAAGTGAACTCTTAAGTGAAATACaaatcaaacttttatgattCTGCATAATCATGATGTATGTCAAGATGGTTTAATTTGAGAGCAGCAGCTGTCTGCGACGTCTGCTCGCTCCGGCTAGGTGGAAAACAATCACTCCTGCCTTCATATACACATGATTTCCGCTGTCACGGCAAGttagaacaattttttattcatgGTTGCATAATTAAAGACTTGCGTGACAATCTTTGGGATGATCTTTAACTTCCTTGCATCACAATTTAGTAAAGTGTCAATATCGCCATCACCACCAAGAGGAGAAGACCTCTCGTCCTTGTCGATATATGATATTTGGAGTACCACTTCATTGTAAAAAATCCtatattgaacaaaaaaattaatgcatttTAGTTAGGAGCTATGAATGACACACACAAACACTTTGATGTGTCGAAGCTACATTGTGGTTAGAAAGGGCACTTTTTATGGGATAAATAGAAGTTGAATGAAAATTACCTCatatttgtacaatatttttgttGACAACTTGTGGGACAAcctaaatatacaaagaaatataaGTATTGGgacaaaaactatatatatatatatatatatagagagagagagttgttacaaaagttgtcacaaaatggttgttcaaatatcatttctcttttatcaaattcaataatTGATAATTGAATCAATAATTGAGGGAGAGAGTtgttacaaaagttgtcaaaaaatggttgttcaaatatcatttctcttttatctaattgataattgaattttacgagttttttttatttttttaatgaaaaaaagaataacaatgTTAGCATTTTAGAACATAAAGGTCCtaattggagaaaaaaaaaaaagataaaagattgaaatgttacctaaaattaagttaaaggactattattgtaattttgcctaaatttTACAAAAGCACTCTAAATTACAATTTTGGCCAAATATTCTGGTTTACATGTTtgactatataaaaaaaaaacttgtggaGTTTAATATAGGAAAGGTGAATCGTTTCCCATCATGGAAAAAAGTGATGTTTTGATCATTgatatgttaataaaaaaattcaaaggttGAAATGAGTTATTGTTaactttttggttttaaaaattgTGACCCAACATTATATAGgttaaatcttaaaaaattactGTTTGCACTTTAAATAATGTTGAAAACATCAGAAAATTACGCATATAACCCCAACAACGGTATGTTACCGCCGGATAACTTACAACGACATTGGCTGCTGTTGCCATCCTGATACTCCTAGCAACACAACATTCCATCCTCGGTGAATGGAAAATGATAAAAGGAAAGGTGATAAAAGGGAAAAGCTAAAAACAACAAGAAATCATTCAGATTTGGCGCATAACTTGTTTATggcttctatttttttttttatatattatggTGTTTCATAGCATTATTTGAAGTggaaaaaccaattttccacatcttattttatttaaaaaattgcttttttgacataaaaaacctCATAAAGACACAAATAAAATACGTTAATGCCCttaacggtagttaactaccattggTAGAACcgtcggtagttaactgccgttcCTTTTTCCCCGAAAACCAGAAAAGCCCTACCTCTTATTCACTTGTCACCTTACATCATCTCCATACCATACCTCAAAAAAATCCCATTTCAAAAATTGTGTCAAAATCTTGGTTCCAACTCATTGCTGATCGATTGCTAGGACGTTTCTACACACAATATGCAACAAAGAACAGGTATTTCAATGTTAAAATTCATtacatttgattgatttttctggttttttttttgtactatcATGAGCTatagcggcagttaactaccgctggatgtgagcggttgttaactgccgctggtaACTTAGAGATTTTTTTGCCCAACTTACCAAATTCTACAGACTCGAGTACAACCAACAGAAGAAAGTGGCAAGAATATCAATCACAAATTTTGCCTCTGATTTCGTTTCATGTATATATCAACTTCAACATCTAAGAGCCAAAACACAATAAGTAAACTTGCAGAATATCTACGGGATTTTAACAACTGTGAAAGGTAATAGAACAAAGACAATCCCAAGCGATTCTCCGAGAACTGGGAAGTTTAAAGTATA from Medicago truncatula cultivar Jemalong A17 chromosome 8, MtrunA17r5.0-ANR, whole genome shotgun sequence includes the following:
- the LOC11422010 gene encoding F-box/LRR-repeat protein 3, with protein sequence MKRQRTNSFKLNSCSQQLNSSSSSELDLPDDIWERVFRLLKNNDDDDHRKRYLKSLSVASKHFLSVTNRHKFCLTILYPALPVLPGLLQRFTKLTSLDLSYYYGDLDALLTQISSFPMLKLTSLNLSNQLILPANGLRAFSQNITTLTSLICSNLISLNSTDIHLIADTFPLLEELDLAYPSKIINHTHATFSTGLEALSLALIKLRKVNLSYHGYLNGTLLSHLFKNCKFLQEVILLRCEQLTIAGVDLALLQKPTLTSLSITCTVTTGLEHLTSHFIDSLLSLKGLTSLLLTGFRISDQFLSSIAMESLPLRRLVLSYCPGYTYSGISFLLSKSKRIQHLDLQYTDFLNDHCVAELSLFLGDLLSLNLGNCRLLTVSTFFALITNCPSLTEINMNRTNIQGTTIPNSLMDRLVNPQFKSLFLASAACLEDQNIIMFAALFPNLQQLHLSCSYNITEEGIRPLLESCRKIRHLNLTCLSLKSLGTNFDLPDLEVLNLTNTEVDDEALYIISNRCPALLQLVLLRCDYITDKGVMHVVNNCTQLREINLDGCPNVQAKVVASMVVSRPSLRKIHVPPNFPLSDRNRKLFSRHGCLLVM